The Arachis ipaensis cultivar K30076 chromosome B07, Araip1.1, whole genome shotgun sequence genomic interval cacttagtgTTGATAGTCTAGGGAGTGAACCTAGCCAAATCAAGCTTGGTTAGAACTAGGATATAtggtggagactagatgtaggccaCATTGAACAAAATGGTTGAACTAGGATATATGACTGTGTATTTTTCTATTCTCTGCTTTGTTTCTGGTGCGTTcgttatgagacaaaaataatTTGTCTCCTGCATAATCACTTTCGCAGACTCAGCAGAATCTATTTTTGGTGTTAAAGTTTAAAAGAACTAAAAAGAGGTCATatattcaacccccttctctaggTTATTGATAACCTTCAATTATCACAGTTCaatttgttgctgaaaattaTTAATGATCTGAATTTATTGTTttgagttgaatttgttgctgaacaTATCACTAAGTTATTTTTTTGTTGGAAAAACCACtgagttgaatttgttgcttattATCATCACTAAACATTGATTGATGTCTTGATTAAATAATCACTTAGCTAAAATCTTTTGttgttgtaaatatttttttgttaaaattttaaaaatgactTTATCACAAACCCCATCAAAAACGCCATCATCTCAAGGACAAGCATCATCAACTCATGATACACTTTAGATGATCTTGGTATGTAGTTGAATTACTTGAACATTTTAATTGTCAGTTGCGGTTATGAATTATTCTTAATATTGATTTGTAAAAATACACAAATATAGATCAATTAAATTTAGAAGATGATCAAGATAATAATAGACCGAGTAACAATGCTACGAAAGttataaatataaatcaaaatGAGAAAATTATTGGTCAATCTCCAAATATGTTCTATGAAATATAGATGCCGACTTTTGAGATCATCCATTGGATTTGATTTATTGTATTATCTTTTGTTCTCTTTTGTCaatttaaattgagaaagtattttatattagtgactAATTTATTATCTCTTTTTGCATCATTAGTTATGTCTAAGAATTGATacttaattttattatatttgtaaaGATAagtattttaacttttaattttaattttatttttatttaattatgaccggaTCAACTGGGTGAATAAGTGACCCACCAATTAAACTAATGACTGAATAAAATGGTCGTATGACCAGATTAATAACTAGTTCAGTTCTGATAACTATGCCATACAATAGCCATCACCTTACCTTTGattttttactttctcttttAATTATATCCTTAGACCATAATATACGGAAAGAAAAATCCATAGTTGTAAGTAGGGATGGCGAAAAATCCGAACACACGGGTATCCATGAGGATTATCCGCAATGGAGAGGAAAATGGAGACCCGTTAAGCTTCCACGGGGACGGAACCGGTCTGCACGAATAAACGAGGATGAAGGTGTGGACCGAGGTACTCGCCCCACGAGAATCCGCTAAATTCCTGTTAGAATGAAATTATTTTAATATCCTTTATGTATGTATGATGTAAgtatatgtttaattttttttagttttacttAGAAACAAATTAATGATTGCATAATATCTATATTTACCCCaactaattattcaaatttataTCATTACAAGAAGAAAATATTATCATCGAGTTATAATCGTCGACCCAGATTTGTTATTTTGTTATGttgaaaaattttctattttgttttattttagttCGTATGTTGGAGATTTTgttgaataatattaaattggATTTAATAATATTAAATGTATTTGAATTAGATTTGATTTGATATGTTTTAGTTAAATTATATGAAATTTTATCATGATtagactttttttattttttaatggggTTAACCACCAAAAATGTCCCCAAATTATTCAAATACTGACAAAGATGCACccgaattttactatcgacaaaaatgcctttaaataatttaaaaatacatgcAACAAGAATACCcaatagtaaatatatattttaaaaaaatgccttagagattgaattttgatgtaattttttacaagcataattaaaaaatgagatattattattcttaaaatttgatcaTTTTTTCTAAGTATatctttttttgtgattttttaaaagtattattagttgttaacaaaaaaattacaaaaaaaaaatatactcaACAAAAGataccaaattttaaggataataatatctctttttttaatcatatttgcaaaaaattgtatcaaaattcaatctctaatgtattttttgagaaatacatatttaatgttagatagtcttgcaaaaaaactaacattaaatgTGTATTcctcaaaaaatacattagagattgaattttgatgcaattttttgcaagcatgattagaaaaatgagatattattattcttaaaattttttgtgattttttgttaagtatatattattttgtgattttttaaaagtattattggttgttaacaaaaaaaattataaaaaatatatacttaacaaaaagtcaccaatttttatgtataataatatcttatttttataatcatacttgcaaaaaattgcatcaaaatttaatctttaaagtattttttgaaaatatatatttactgttgggtattattgttgtgtttttaaattatttaaaggtatTTTTTCGATAATAAAATTCGAATGTATTTTTGTCAGCGTTTAAATAATTTAGGGGTATTTTTGGTGATTAACACTTTTTTAATGTTTAATATCCATAAATACCCGGATATCCACGTCTCCCGTGGAGGAAATAAATGAGACCCGTGATGGATATCAGACAGAAACGGGGGCAATTTCTTGAACGGGACAAAGGGAAGAGGGGGGGGGAGGAGAGAGTTTCTAGTTGTAAGCCTTTTTTTTGGGTACCTGCAACGGTTTTACTTTGGGCACGATCCATTGTTTCTGGAACTTTTGGTATTATCCAGAGGATTTTTTGGGTACTGGTGTTATTAACATTTACGAATTAGTGGGCCAAGCCCAAAATGAAACCTGGGATTCATACGgccaaaaaatatatatgtagttCGTAGTTTCGTACTGTTTAGGTTATGAATTTCACAgccaaaaattcatatttttttaaaccatatttgttattttgtaaattgaaacataatttaattacacaattaattaataacaattatattatgAACAATTATATTATTGTATGGTTATTGCTTTCCTTTAGTTCATCAAATTACTAACCAGCCTAAATTTTAACGTAATATAAAATATCAGTATCTATAGCTCTATAGCCGCACGAAGAAAGATACCGAGACTACTAGTTTTGTCAGGATCACCGATCATCAGCATTATTAGGTTGAAAAAtgcaaacaaaaattaaaactaaGCCGTTTGATCCTGACTTGTCCTTTTTCCCTTAGATGTTATATTAAACTTAAACAAAAACGAGGATACACGCGTAGGGACCGCTAACTAAAACCGTATAAAAAGAGTTTTGGTTGGAATTGTGCTGATGTTAATGATTGGGTATTTAAGCTGCACATAAGTAATAAATATTCGAAACTAACCAGATTTCCAATTTGGTAAATTGATATAATTCAATGGTCCCATTACGATTCTTTTCCCACTTTAGGATATATGAGTTAACTAATTAGCATGGTGTACACGGTGCATAAACCATGGTGGGAAAGAAGAGTAAAGTACTAATTTGGTCCATGTTCATTTCTTAAAATGATAAGACGACCCTTAATCAAAAATACGTTTTATTATGGTCTCTGATCCTATATTTCGTCTGCCAACCCGGTCCTTTTGTCAgttttttggtgaaaatttgaccGAAATTGCTGACATGTCAGGTTAAAAAATGGACAGGGACCtaattgtctctaaatttaaattagttaGAGGTTTATTTGTCCGTattattctttaaataatattttttaattatttttttattcattatattaatattatttttttaataaataagtataaactaattaataaattattcaaatttaaaaatataatttattataaaaccaaataaataatttttaaatatataaataataaacattaaaattcagttaatacattaataataataacccTATGATATACTATTAGTATTATGATTTAGCTAATTTTTACAATAAAGTGaagagataaaaaattaaatttgttactagtaaaaaaaagtttactatatatcaaataatgtgttcattatttataatattaataGTATATCATAGGGTTATTATCACCAATGGATCCATTCCTATAGGTGTGGGGGCAAGCGCCCCACTACAGTTTGAAATTTTAttgagtagtatataataataatatttatttgcctccattaaattattaaatttgaccccataataattttttattcaactttcgaCACTTGATAATCAATTTGAGAACTTCATATTAGATTTTCATTAtaataatcaaattttaaatttaaataagattggtGTTCTTTTTTAGAAATCGACTCAAAAGAATATTATCTATCTatttgtgtttcttcttttgaaattagctttagttttttttttcataataactatactaattgaatgaattttttcaactatgaatatcaTCAAAAGCTAATTGTATGAAAGTTGAGTTTTAAATCATTGTTTAacgacatatacaaaaaaaaagacatttttttactaaaaaatggacattttaattatattgtcaatgtttcaaaatatgaaatataaaaaattaaattttaaattatgtgttattatttaaaattactaTTTTcgtattttaatttgtaattagataTCTTGAAACCtaatcatattttataataataaaatataattataacaacaattatgctacgtaaatataaaataatcactTGTACAgaataaatcttaaaatacaaattttgaaatacaaaatacacattaaaaataagttaatatatgtatttatactcaAATTTATAGTAGATAATTTGATAGCTAATTTTTTATGTAAacgtaatatttttattataaaaattattatcatgttatatatatttcgcctccactatcaaaattttttggatctttcactagttattattattaatgtattaactgaattttaatgtttattatttatatatttaaaaattatatttaaaaattatttatttggtttcataataaatgatatttttaaatttgaataatttattaattagtttgtacttttttatttaaaaaaatattaatataatgaataaaaatataattaaaaatattgtttaaagaataataaagacaaataaacctctaaccaatttaaatttagagacaacTACGTCTCTGTCCATTTTTTAACCTTATACGTCAGTAATTTCCGTCGAGTTTTCGCCGAAAAACTGACAAAAGGACCGGATACAGAGTTAGGGACCGTAATAGAACATATTTTTTGTTAAGAATCGTCTTGTCATTTTGAGAAATTGACAGGGACCGAATTGGTATTTACTCGGAAAAGAACCAAAGAAGAAAGGGTGTTAAATGTGATACGCTTTTACTTAACACACGCCTAGGTGGCGTCGTCACGGGAACACGATGAGAGCAAGGATTGGCAGATCCAAAGCAAGTGCTGGCCAGATGTCGTTACATGTGTGGCACGTCAGCTTTCaacaaggaagaaagaaaaaaaaaacaacataaaAATCGACGCACAACGTGACAAGAGTAAAGGCANACAAAGCAGGGCCAGATTCAGATTCAGACCTCAGAAAAGCACAAGCAAGACCACGTTACGGGTACTATACTACGAGTCTAAAGTTATCACTAGTGGTTGCCACCTAAGCGCACGCTAGTGTAGTCATCTAACATGTGCGGGTACAACTCTTATTTCATTTTCAGACTTTCACACATCTACCCAACTTTTTTAACCATCTAATAATCCCAtctaatcaaaatcaaaatcaaaatcaaaatctttaACAACTGGCACCCTAATTCTGAAGTATGCGAGTTTTCGGAATCATTCAATCGAATAATTGAAGTGACCCCCCTCTCTCCCCTTAAAATACGCCAGTTAAATCAGACAGTTCTCAACCTCCATCAAAGACCAACCACCAAACAATCAGAAGGAATCTACTAAATTAAAGGAGACATTAACATGAATTAATTATAAGGCGACTGCTTGAACAAAGACACTTTTTTAACCATCTAATAATCCCAtctaatcaaaatcaaaatcaaaatcaaaatctttaACAACTGGCACCCTAATTCTGAAGTATGCGAGTTTTCGGAATCATTCAATCGAATAATTGAAGTGACCCCCCTCTCTCCCCTTAAAATACGCCAGTTAAATCAGACAGTTCTCAACCTCCATCAAAGACCAACCACCAAACAATCAGAAGGAATTCTACTAAATTAAAGGAGACATTAACATGAATTAATTATAAGGCGACTGCTTGAACAAAAAGCTAAAATCAAAGATCTCAAAAACCAAACTACACCGAGttcacataaataaaaataagctaaatccaaattgaaattaaaattataaaaaaaaaaaaagaaacgaagAATAAATTTGGGGATGGTGGTGGCAGCTAGCGGAGGCACATTGAAACAGGTTACcaggtttttcctttttttcttttttttttttctttaacagAGTACCTGAAAATGATGATGACTAAGATGATGTTGTAGTAGTAGGAGGGGATTTTGGTTTTCTGCAGAGGACCATGTGCATCGGTGAGAAAATCCCAGTGTCACCACCTCTGGTCAAATAGTCAGCGGTCTTGAATAGCATCTCGTGAACATCCACGGTACCCTTGGGGGCAATCCCCAGCGCCGCCAGAACAGTGACCACAATGTGGTTCCTCCAGTAAGCGATCCGACCCATCTTGAGCCGGCTCCACCACGGCTGAGCCGGCGGTTTAGCCAGATCCTGCTCCTTAACCACCTCAAACCCTACCTTCCTAGCCGTCTCAGCAATATCAGCGTAGCTCCTAAGCCCAGGCAAAGCGTCACCTCTCTCGATTCCCTGAATGATCTCCACGTGTTCAGGGTTTTCACCTCTATACTTGTCCGTCGTAACCCACTCATAAGAAACGTAGAGTGCGCCAGGtttcaaaaccctaaaaatttGAGCGTACACATCTTCGAGCTTGGGTGCGTGACAAGTGGCTTCTATGGAGTACGCGCCGTCAAAGCTGTTATCAGGGAACGGCATCTCCAAGAAATTGCCGCACACAACTTCGCAGAGAGAGTCCAGCCCGGCCTTCTTGTTATGGATCCTGGCCCGGTTCACCTGGTACTCGTTGATGGTGATGCCCACCACGTTGGCTCTCGAGTGGGCTGCGATGGCACGCATGGGCCCACCTACTCCGCACCCGACGTCCAGTATTCTGTGACCAGGCTTCGCCTGGATGAGATCGACGGCCATCTCCTCGTGGAGGCGCGTGGCGTCACGGTGGGACTTGCCGGGTATTGAAGGGGAGAAATGGAAGGACTGACCCCAACCCCACTCGTAGATGTCAGTTACGAGGTTGTAGAATGTGTCGACGAAGTCTGGAACCTTCTCGGCGGTTTCGATTTCCTTTGGGCGGCGGAAGAAGGACCAGTATTGCTTGTAGTTGTCTTGGACTTTCTCGGCGGATATGGAGCCGCCGGACAGATCGGTGGCGCGCTTGCCCTTCTGCTCGGCGGGGCCCAAAATGCAGACGAACCAGTAGAGGCCGCCGGCGAGAAGTGCTCCGGTACAGAAGAGAGAGAGCGAATCCATTGGGagagggaagagaaagaaaaggggcAGAGAATTTCTCAGCCTACTTTACTTTGGAGGCGCTGGATGTGTTAACTAGCTAGTACTCCTCTCTAGTTAAGTGAAGCGAGACCCTTTGTCTTTCTCTCCcacatatttattattatttttttttttaattttattattcattTCAACCAAATAGATACATCCTCAAAATAATAATCTCACGGAAAAAAAAACACTAATGACAAATTATGTTATCATATATAGAAGAGAAATTTTTCGAATgggtaatttttttattaaaccaAATTGTTTTAGCATATCAGATATTTTCTGCGaccttattatatttatttattacttaTTAATTTCAAGGGAAAAAAAATCTTCTGTGTCTTTTGTTTTTGTGTCCGTCCACGTGCTTGGCGCGTGAATTCTGGTTTGTTTTGTTTAATCAGATGAACAACCCAACCCCCCATTGTTTAGGCGATGGTGAAGATCTAAGAAATAAATCTTCACATGAAGAAGACAAATCTAATGGTAATAAATAGACATGTGGCTTGGTATGACATATAGCTAAGTTCCCTCGAATACACCATAAAACTTGTCTAATGTACCTGCTGCCGCATGTTAAACCTGTCGCCGCCGAAGTATCACCGAGTTATCGTGTTGGAGATTGCCTCCTCCGGCCATAACGGACATTGGACCCTGAATAATTTGGACGGCACTAGAGCTTGAGTTTAGC includes:
- the LOC107609799 gene encoding 24-methylenesterol C-methyltransferase 2, whose amino-acid sequence is MDSLSLFCTGALLAGGLYWFVCILGPAEQKGKRATDLSGGSISAEKVQDNYKQYWSFFRRPKEIETAEKVPDFVDTFYNLVTDIYEWGWGQSFHFSPSIPGKSHRDATRLHEEMAVDLIQAKPGHRILDVGCGVGGPMRAIAAHSRANVVGITINEYQVNRARIHNKKAGLDSLCEVVCGNFLEMPFPDNSFDGAYSIEATCHAPKLEDVYAQIFRVLKPGALYVSYEWVTTDKYRGENPEHVEIIQGIERGDALPGLRSYADIAETARKVGFEVVKEQDLAKPPAQPWWSRLKMGRIAYWRNHIVVTVLAALGIAPKGTVDVHEMLFKTADYLTRGGDTGIFSPMHMVLCRKPKSPPTTTTSS